The window GGACGGTGACGGGCCGATGGTCCGGTGCATCTACATCGTGGAGGACGACGAGAACATCCGAGAGCTTGTCCGATGGGCGCTCGTCTCCTTCTCTTATGAGGTCGAGAGCTTTGAAAATGCCGAGGATGCGCTGCGCGCAGTCGCGGCGCGGCGGCCGGACCTCGTGATTTTTGACGTCATGCTGCCTGGCATGAGCGGGTTGGAGGCGATGGGGCGCCTGCGCCGGGCGCCCGAGACCCAAACGCTCCCCATCGTACTGCTGACGGCGCGCACCTCCGAAGGGGATCGGGTGTCCGGTCTCGACGGCGGTGCGGACGATTACATTGTCAAGCCCTTCAGCGTGATGGAGCTCGGCGCGCGGTTGCGCGCACTGTTTCGCCGCCTGGGCGGCGAAACGGACGACGGCCCGCCCAGGCAGATCACATTTTCCGATTTCACGGTGAACCACGACACGAGGGAGGTGCGCAAAAGCGGCGTGCTCATCGACCTCACGTTCAAGGAATATGAACTGCTGTGGAGCCTGCTCGGCGCGCGGACCCGGATTGTCCCCCGGGAGGAACTGCTGAACACGGTTTGGGGCGGCGA is drawn from Oscillospiraceae bacterium and contains these coding sequences:
- a CDS encoding response regulator transcription factor, which translates into the protein MVRCIYIVEDDENIRELVRWALVSFSYEVESFENAEDALRAVAARRPDLVIFDVMLPGMSGLEAMGRLRRAPETQTLPIVLLTARTSEGDRVSGLDGGADDYIVKPFSVMELGARLRALFRRLGGETDDGPPRQITFSDFTVNHDTREVRKSGVLIDLTFKEYELLWSLLGARTRIVPREELLNTVWGGEFVGESRTLDMHIRTLRRKLGDDAEAPRYIKTVRNVGYRFIG